One genomic window of Xanthobacter dioxanivorans includes the following:
- a CDS encoding DMT family transporter, whose protein sequence is MDRRASLGLVLGFVGVLMFGATLPVTRFALADLDPWAITFGRAAVAGVAALALVLASGRPWPFAARGTFRDLAIGSSCLVIVFPLLIGLAMQTVPAAHGGVVVGLLPLLTALAAVLFAGERPGAPLFVASATGAALVAAFALRNGGDGGVRAGDMMLFAGVVAAAVGYGVSGRLLRQMAGWEVIAFMLILALPVTLPVALATYPWGKAVSTAALVSVLYLGLFSQFIGFFFWNAGMAMGGVARVGQMQLLQTFVTVGLAWPINGETPDAETLFFALGVVLVVAVAQRVSARKSRGTAVPPG, encoded by the coding sequence GGCTTCGTCGGCGTCCTCATGTTCGGCGCCACTCTGCCGGTGACGCGCTTCGCCCTTGCCGACCTCGACCCCTGGGCCATCACCTTCGGCCGTGCCGCGGTGGCCGGCGTCGCCGCCCTGGCCCTGGTGCTGGCGTCGGGCCGGCCGTGGCCGTTCGCCGCGCGCGGCACGTTCAGGGACCTCGCCATCGGCAGCTCCTGCCTGGTGATCGTCTTCCCGCTTCTTATCGGCCTGGCGATGCAGACGGTGCCCGCCGCCCATGGCGGCGTCGTGGTCGGCCTGCTGCCCTTGCTCACGGCCCTTGCCGCGGTGCTGTTCGCCGGCGAGCGTCCCGGCGCGCCCCTGTTCGTGGCCAGTGCCACCGGGGCGGCCCTCGTCGCCGCCTTCGCCCTGCGCAATGGCGGCGACGGCGGCGTGCGCGCGGGCGACATGATGCTGTTCGCCGGTGTCGTCGCCGCCGCGGTGGGCTACGGGGTCAGCGGACGGCTGCTGCGGCAGATGGCCGGCTGGGAGGTCATCGCCTTCATGCTGATCCTCGCTCTGCCGGTGACGCTGCCGGTCGCCCTTGCCACCTATCCGTGGGGGAAGGCGGTATCGACCGCGGCCCTCGTGTCGGTGCTCTATCTCGGGCTGTTCAGCCAGTTCATCGGCTTCTTCTTCTGGAATGCGGGCATGGCCATGGGCGGCGTCGCCCGGGTCGGGCAGATGCAGCTGCTGCAGACCTTCGTGACCGTGGGCCTCGCCTGGCCCATCAATGGCGAGACGCCCGACGCCGAGACCCTGTTCTTCGCCCTGGGGGTGGTGCTGGTGGTGGCCGTCGCCCAGCGGGTGAGCGCCCGCAAGAGCCGGGGCACGGCCGTGCCGCCGGGTTGA
- a CDS encoding aspartate-semialdehyde dehydrogenase, producing MGYKVAVVGATGNVGREILAILDERGFPADEVVALASRKSQGVEVSYGDKTLKVKALDTYDFSDTDICLMSAGGAVSKEWSPKIGAAGCVVIDNSSQWRMDPDVPLIVPEVNADAIVGFTKKNIIANPNCSTAQLVVALKPLHDAATIKRVVVSTYQSVSGAGKEGMDELFSQTRAIFVSDPVEPKKFPKRIAFNLIPQIDVFLDDGSTKEEWKMVVETKKILDPKIKLTATCVRVPVFISHSEAVNVEFERELSAEDARKILREAPGILVIDTREPGGYATPHEAAGEDATYISRLRDDPTVENAINFWCVSDNLRKGAALNAVQIAEVLVNRKLITARSKAA from the coding sequence ATGGGTTACAAGGTCGCCGTCGTCGGCGCCACGGGCAACGTGGGCCGGGAGATTCTCGCGATCCTCGACGAGCGGGGCTTCCCCGCCGACGAGGTGGTGGCGCTCGCCTCGCGCAAGTCGCAGGGCGTGGAAGTCTCGTACGGCGACAAAACCCTGAAGGTGAAGGCGCTCGACACCTACGACTTCTCCGACACCGACATCTGCCTGATGTCGGCGGGCGGAGCCGTGTCGAAGGAGTGGTCGCCGAAGATCGGCGCCGCCGGCTGCGTGGTGATCGACAATTCGTCCCAGTGGCGGATGGATCCCGACGTGCCGCTGATCGTGCCCGAGGTGAATGCGGACGCCATCGTCGGCTTCACCAAGAAGAACATCATCGCCAACCCCAACTGCTCCACCGCGCAGCTGGTGGTGGCGTTGAAGCCGCTGCACGACGCGGCGACGATCAAGCGCGTGGTGGTCTCCACCTACCAGTCCGTCTCCGGTGCCGGCAAGGAGGGCATGGACGAGCTGTTCTCCCAGACCCGGGCCATCTTCGTGTCCGATCCGGTGGAGCCGAAGAAGTTTCCCAAGCGCATCGCCTTCAACCTCATTCCCCAAATCGACGTCTTCCTCGACGACGGCTCGACCAAGGAAGAGTGGAAGATGGTGGTCGAGACCAAGAAGATCCTCGACCCGAAGATCAAGCTCACGGCCACCTGCGTGCGCGTGCCGGTGTTCATCTCCCATTCGGAGGCGGTGAACGTGGAGTTCGAACGGGAGCTCTCGGCCGAGGACGCGCGCAAGATCCTGCGCGAGGCGCCGGGCATCCTCGTCATCGATACCCGCGAGCCGGGCGGCTACGCCACGCCGCATGAGGCCGCCGGCGAGGACGCCACCTACATCTCGCGCCTGCGCGACGACCCGACGGTGGAGAACGCCATCAACTTCTGGTGCGTCTCCGACAACCTGCGCAAGGGCGCGGCGCTGAACGCGGTGCAGATCGCCGAGGTGCTGGTGAACCGCAAGCTCATCACCGCCCGCAGCAAGGCCGCCTGA
- the cysT gene encoding sulfate ABC transporter permease subunit CysT, producing MPRLSLAAPAAGLARRSVIPGFRLALGITLLYLAFIVLLPIAALMLKAADVGFARYIAIITSPRTLASFQVTLTTAAIAALFNAVYGLGLAWVLVRYDFPGKRLLDAMVDVPFALPTAVAGLALATLFAKNGWFGAPLAQWGIQVAYAPAGIVCAMAFTSIPFVVRTVQPVLEDMEPELEEAAATLGARDLTIFRRVIFPTLFPAFLAGTSLAFARSLGEFGAVVFIAGNQPFRTEIVALLTFIRLDEYDYAAAAAIAVTMLALAFLMLLVVNLVQAWHQRSALGEG from the coding sequence ATGCCCCGCCTTTCCCTTGCCGCACCGGCCGCCGGCCTCGCCCGGCGCAGCGTCATCCCCGGCTTCCGCCTCGCATTGGGCATCACGCTGCTTTATCTCGCTTTCATCGTGCTGCTGCCCATCGCCGCCCTCATGCTGAAGGCGGCGGATGTGGGCTTCGCCCGCTACATCGCCATCATCACCTCGCCGCGCACGCTCGCCTCGTTCCAGGTGACGCTGACCACCGCCGCCATTGCCGCCCTGTTCAACGCCGTCTACGGCCTGGGCCTCGCCTGGGTGCTGGTGCGCTACGACTTTCCCGGCAAGCGCCTGCTGGATGCCATGGTGGACGTGCCGTTCGCGCTGCCCACCGCGGTGGCGGGCCTCGCCCTCGCCACCCTGTTCGCGAAGAACGGCTGGTTCGGCGCGCCCCTGGCGCAATGGGGCATCCAGGTGGCCTACGCGCCGGCGGGCATCGTCTGCGCCATGGCCTTCACCTCCATTCCCTTCGTGGTGCGCACGGTGCAGCCGGTGCTGGAGGACATGGAGCCGGAACTGGAGGAGGCGGCGGCAACGCTGGGCGCCCGCGACCTCACCATCTTCCGGCGGGTGATCTTCCCGACGCTCTTCCCCGCCTTCCTGGCCGGCACCTCGCTGGCCTTCGCCCGGTCGCTGGGGGAGTTCGGCGCGGTGGTGTTCATCGCCGGCAACCAGCCGTTCCGCACCGAGATCGTGGCGCTGCTCACCTTCATCCGCCTCGATGAATATGATTATGCGGCCGCGGCGGCCATCGCCGTCACCATGCTCGCCCTCGCCTTCCTGATGCTGCTGGTGGTCAACCTGGTGCAGGCCTGGCACCAGCGCAGCGCCCTCGGGGAGGGCTGA
- the cysW gene encoding sulfate ABC transporter permease subunit CysW, whose amino-acid sequence MATPVNRRRPRVGDGRLTRTVILGLVLITTAVALIAPLAVIFAEAFARGFGAYGAALARPDTLHAIGLTLVTALVCVPVNVAFGIAAAWAVTKFTFPGRNLLLAVVELPFSISPIVAGVAYLFVFGGQGLFGPFLQAHDIKIVFALPGIILASLFVTAPFVVRELVPLMMAQGRDEEEAAVSLGATGFDVLRLVTLPNVRFALLYGAALCNARVMGEFGAVSVVSGNIRGQTSTLPLQIELLYQDSHVLAAFAAATVLAGVALFTLVAKYLIERAERTREEGQPARRPGH is encoded by the coding sequence ATGGCGACCCCGGTCAATCGCCGCCGGCCGCGCGTGGGCGACGGGCGGCTCACCCGGACGGTGATCCTCGGCCTCGTGCTCATCACCACCGCCGTCGCGCTGATCGCCCCCCTCGCCGTCATCTTCGCCGAGGCCTTCGCCCGCGGGTTCGGCGCCTATGGGGCGGCGCTGGCGCGGCCGGATACGCTCCACGCCATCGGCCTGACGCTGGTCACGGCCCTGGTCTGCGTGCCGGTGAACGTCGCCTTCGGCATCGCCGCCGCCTGGGCGGTCACCAAGTTCACCTTTCCCGGCCGCAACCTGCTGCTGGCGGTGGTGGAGCTGCCCTTCTCCATCTCCCCCATCGTGGCCGGCGTGGCCTATCTCTTCGTCTTCGGCGGGCAGGGGCTGTTCGGGCCGTTTCTCCAGGCCCACGACATCAAGATCGTGTTTGCGCTGCCCGGCATCATCCTGGCCAGCCTGTTCGTCACCGCGCCGTTCGTGGTGCGCGAGCTGGTGCCGCTGATGATGGCGCAGGGGCGAGACGAGGAGGAGGCGGCGGTGAGCCTCGGGGCCACGGGCTTCGACGTGCTGCGTCTCGTCACCCTGCCCAACGTGCGCTTCGCGCTGCTCTACGGCGCGGCCCTGTGCAATGCGCGGGTGATGGGCGAGTTCGGCGCCGTCTCCGTGGTCTCGGGCAACATCCGCGGCCAGACCTCGACCCTGCCGCTGCAGATCGAGCTGCTCTACCAGGACAGCCACGTGCTTGCGGCCTTCGCCGCCGCCACCGTGCTCGCCGGGGTCGCCCTGTTCACGCTGGTGGCGAAATACCTGATCGAGCGGGCCGAGCGGACCCGCGAGGAGGGCCAGCCGGCGCGCCGTCCGGGACACTGA
- a CDS encoding lipopolysaccharide assembly protein LapA domain-containing protein: MGRLASILIGLPLSILAVALAVANRKAVTLSLDPFSPDAPALAVTLPLFAVVFGALILGVVAGGTVTWLRQGRFRREARRARRILDRTPPGNAPERASSGALGLPAPRA, translated from the coding sequence GTGGGCCGCCTCGCCTCCATCCTGATCGGGCTGCCGCTCTCCATCCTCGCCGTGGCGCTCGCGGTGGCGAACCGCAAGGCGGTGACCCTCTCGCTCGACCCCTTCTCGCCCGACGCGCCGGCGCTGGCGGTGACGCTGCCCTTGTTCGCGGTGGTGTTCGGCGCGCTCATCCTCGGCGTGGTGGCCGGCGGCACGGTGACCTGGCTGCGGCAGGGCCGCTTCCGCCGCGAGGCGCGCCGGGCCCGCCGCATCCTCGACCGCACGCCCCCCGGAAACGCGCCCGAGCGGGCATCCTCCGGCGCCCTCGGCCTGCCCGCCCCCCGCGCCTGA
- the ihfB gene encoding integration host factor subunit beta codes for MIKSELVQKIAEANPHLYQRDVENIVNAILEQVASALERGDRVELRGFGAFSVKKRDARVGRNPRTGKQVDVSEKTVPYFKTGKEMRERLNTGK; via the coding sequence ATGATCAAGTCCGAGCTCGTGCAGAAGATCGCCGAGGCCAACCCGCACCTCTACCAGAGGGACGTGGAGAACATCGTCAACGCCATCCTGGAACAGGTCGCCTCCGCTCTGGAGCGCGGCGACCGGGTGGAGCTGCGCGGCTTCGGCGCGTTCTCGGTGAAGAAGCGCGACGCCCGCGTCGGTCGCAACCCGCGCACCGGCAAGCAAGTGGACGTGAGCGAGAAGACCGTGCCCTATTTCAAGACCGGCAAGGAGATGCGCGAGCGTCTCAACACCGGAAAGTAG
- the sppA gene encoding signal peptide peptidase SppA — translation MSIDADQIVERRRLRRKVTFWRTLGILAVVAAVAVGAATVAGRSIPVGSPHVARVMIGGLIRNDRERVEMLEEIGRSRARAVILSIDSPGGTVTGSEQLYDALRRLAAKKPVVAVVEGVAASGAYIAALGADHVIARRNALVGSVGVIYQFPNFTELLKTVGVTMEDIKSSPLKASPNPYTPTTPEARAAVDSLVKDSYAWFRGLVGERRKLSDPLLATVSDGRVFTGHQGLELQLVDELGDERTARAWLAREKGVPEDLKVRTWRSGQVGDEFGWLLGAARGVVSALGFPQAAAFLTQAAHGALERTQLDGLLALWHPRVDG, via the coding sequence ATGTCGATCGACGCCGACCAGATCGTCGAACGCCGCCGCCTCCGGCGGAAGGTCACCTTCTGGCGCACCCTCGGCATCCTCGCGGTGGTGGCGGCCGTGGCGGTGGGCGCCGCCACGGTGGCCGGCCGCTCCATTCCCGTGGGCAGCCCGCACGTGGCCCGGGTGATGATCGGCGGCCTCATCCGCAACGATCGCGAGCGGGTGGAGATGCTGGAGGAGATCGGCCGCTCCCGGGCGCGCGCGGTGATCCTGTCCATCGACAGCCCCGGCGGCACGGTGACCGGCTCCGAGCAGCTCTACGACGCGCTGCGCCGCCTGGCGGCGAAGAAGCCGGTGGTGGCGGTGGTGGAGGGCGTCGCCGCCTCCGGCGCCTATATCGCCGCTTTGGGCGCCGACCACGTGATCGCCCGCCGCAACGCCCTCGTCGGCTCGGTGGGGGTGATCTACCAGTTCCCCAACTTCACCGAGCTGCTCAAGACCGTGGGCGTGACCATGGAGGACATCAAGTCCTCCCCGCTCAAGGCCTCGCCCAACCCCTATACCCCCACCACCCCCGAAGCCCGCGCGGCCGTGGATTCGCTGGTGAAGGACAGCTACGCCTGGTTCAGGGGCCTGGTGGGCGAGCGCCGCAAGCTCTCCGATCCCCTGCTCGCCACCGTCTCCGACGGGCGGGTCTTCACCGGCCACCAGGGGCTGGAGCTCCAGCTGGTGGACGAGCTCGGCGACGAGCGCACGGCCCGCGCCTGGCTGGCGCGCGAGAAAGGCGTGCCGGAAGACCTGAAGGTGCGCACCTGGCGCAGCGGGCAGGTGGGCGACGAATTCGGCTGGCTGCTCGGCGCCGCGCGCGGCGTGGTGAGCGCCCTCGGCTTCCCGCAGGCGGCGGCGTTTCTGACGCAGGCCGCCCATGGCGCGCTGGAGCGCACTCAACTTGACGGTCTGCTGGCCCTCTGGCACCCTCGTGTCGACGGGTGA
- a CDS encoding NUDIX domain-containing protein — protein sequence MHYARAMRSFLNLQSLMNVVRRVRHGMTLGVRVMAHDTDGRLLLVRHTYVAGWHFPGGGVDIGETAEAAARRELQEEANVDVAGDLALAGLFFNPRVGGRDHVALFRAGQILAGPRPERNLEIVAADFFAYDALPEDVSPATRRRLDEWRNGLPPAGTW from the coding sequence ATGCACTATGCTCGCGCCATGCGGTCCTTCCTGAACCTGCAATCCCTCATGAACGTCGTGCGCCGGGTGCGCCACGGCATGACGCTCGGCGTGCGCGTCATGGCCCACGACACCGACGGGCGCCTCCTGCTGGTCCGCCACACCTACGTGGCGGGCTGGCATTTCCCCGGCGGCGGCGTGGACATCGGCGAGACCGCCGAGGCGGCGGCCCGCCGCGAGCTCCAGGAGGAAGCCAACGTCGACGTGGCGGGCGACCTCGCCCTCGCCGGCCTCTTCTTCAACCCGCGGGTCGGCGGCCGGGACCATGTGGCCCTGTTCCGCGCCGGGCAGATTCTCGCCGGGCCGCGCCCGGAGCGGAACCTGGAGATCGTCGCCGCCGACTTCTTCGCCTACGACGCCCTGCCCGAGGACGTCTCGCCGGCGACGCGGCGGCGCCTCGACGAATGGCGGAACGGCCTGCCGCCCGCCGGCACCTGGTAG
- a CDS encoding glutathione S-transferase family protein, which produces MLKLYWAPNSRAFRILWLLEEAGLPYELVHVDIRGGAQDDPAYRAINPMGKVPALADGDARICEGGAICAYVAERAPQAGLAPAVGDPLRARYLQWLFFSVACMEPGFLQKMMGITLPKATAGWGSFDLVMEVVEKAVDPGPYLLGDRFSAADVMLGTDLWYGIHLLKVITPTPAVAAYVQRCTSRPAFRRAEELEAARAPA; this is translated from the coding sequence ATGCTGAAGCTTTATTGGGCACCGAACTCGCGCGCGTTCCGCATCCTCTGGCTGCTGGAGGAGGCGGGCCTTCCCTACGAGCTGGTCCATGTCGACATCCGCGGCGGCGCCCAGGACGATCCCGCCTATCGGGCCATCAACCCCATGGGCAAGGTGCCGGCGCTGGCGGATGGCGACGCCCGCATCTGCGAGGGCGGAGCCATCTGCGCCTATGTGGCGGAGCGGGCGCCGCAGGCGGGCCTCGCCCCGGCGGTGGGTGACCCGCTCCGGGCACGCTACCTGCAATGGCTGTTCTTCTCCGTCGCCTGCATGGAGCCGGGCTTCCTGCAGAAGATGATGGGCATCACCCTGCCCAAGGCGACCGCCGGCTGGGGCAGCTTCGACCTCGTCATGGAGGTGGTGGAGAAGGCGGTCGATCCCGGCCCCTATCTGCTCGGCGACCGCTTCAGCGCGGCGGACGTGATGCTGGGCACCGACCTGTGGTACGGCATCCACCTGCTCAAGGTCATCACGCCGACCCCGGCCGTCGCCGCCTATGTGCAGCGCTGCACCTCCCGCCCCGCCTTCCGCCGGGCGGAGGAGCTGGAGGCGGCGCGCGCGCCGGCCTGA
- the thiO gene encoding glycine oxidase ThiO yields MSESLSTFTSSAPMSSASSSAGTARPRVAIVGGGVIGLALAWKLARADCAVDLFEAGATGQGASRAAAGMLAACAEAEPGEEGLLALNRESQTLWPRFAAELEAESGFPVDLRTEGTLTIALTADDLARLRHLYTFQTSLGLPVEWLSATEVRRREPYLSPKLAGGIFTPADHQVDNRKVAAALKVAAQRTGARLHERTPVAKVETAGGRVSGVVAAGSLHAADVVILAAGAWSRGVPAAPATPLPVRPIKGQMLSLRMDTVAPILNHVLWAPNAYLVPRRDGRLIIGATTEEKGFDASLTAGGQLALLTNAWRALPTLEELPIAEQWVGFRPGSRDDAPILGPSPEVEGLVYATGHHRNGILLLPVTTAVISDFVLDGRMAPVAAAFGVDRFLPRAAAE; encoded by the coding sequence ATGAGCGAGAGCTTGTCGACCTTTACATCATCCGCCCCCATGTCATCCGCGTCCTCTTCGGCCGGCACGGCGCGTCCGCGCGTCGCCATCGTCGGCGGCGGCGTGATCGGGCTGGCGCTGGCGTGGAAGCTGGCCCGCGCCGACTGCGCCGTGGACCTGTTCGAGGCCGGCGCCACCGGCCAGGGGGCGAGCCGGGCCGCCGCCGGCATGCTCGCCGCCTGCGCCGAGGCGGAGCCGGGGGAGGAAGGGCTCCTCGCCCTCAACCGGGAGAGCCAGACCCTGTGGCCGCGCTTCGCCGCCGAGCTGGAGGCGGAGTCGGGCTTCCCGGTGGACCTGCGCACCGAAGGCACCCTCACCATCGCGCTCACCGCCGACGACCTCGCGCGGCTCAGGCACCTCTACACCTTCCAGACCTCCCTCGGCCTGCCGGTGGAATGGCTGAGCGCCACCGAGGTGCGGCGGCGCGAGCCCTATCTGTCGCCCAAGCTCGCCGGCGGCATCTTCACGCCGGCCGATCACCAGGTGGACAACCGCAAGGTGGCCGCCGCCCTGAAGGTCGCGGCCCAGCGCACCGGCGCGCGGCTCCACGAGCGCACGCCGGTGGCCAAGGTGGAGACGGCGGGCGGCCGGGTGAGCGGGGTGGTCGCGGCCGGGTCGCTGCACGCGGCCGACGTGGTGATCCTCGCCGCCGGCGCCTGGAGCCGCGGCGTGCCGGCGGCGCCGGCCACGCCGCTGCCGGTGCGGCCCATCAAGGGCCAGATGCTGTCGCTGCGCATGGATACGGTGGCGCCCATCCTCAACCACGTCTTGTGGGCGCCCAACGCCTATCTGGTGCCGCGCCGGGACGGGCGCCTCATCATCGGCGCCACCACCGAAGAGAAGGGCTTCGACGCCAGCCTCACCGCTGGCGGCCAGCTGGCGCTGCTCACCAATGCCTGGCGCGCGCTGCCGACGCTGGAAGAATTGCCCATCGCCGAGCAGTGGGTCGGCTTCCGGCCCGGCAGCCGGGACGATGCGCCCATCCTCGGGCCGAGCCCGGAGGTGGAGGGCCTGGTCTACGCCACCGGCCACCATCGCAACGGCATCCTGCTGTTGCCGGTGACCACGGCGGTGATCTCCGACTTCGTGCTCGACGGCCGCATGGCGCCGGTGGCGGCGGCCTTCGGCGTCGACCGGTTCCTGCCGCGCGCGGCGGCGGAGTGA
- the thiS gene encoding sulfur carrier protein ThiS, translating to MAASSASRTPVPLALRVNGAAEDHLVASVADLLVAKGLDPERKGIAVAVNGAVVPRRAWAGTPLSCGDTVEIIEAKQGG from the coding sequence ATGGCCGCGTCCTCCGCCTCGCGCACCCCCGTGCCGCTGGCCCTCAGGGTGAACGGCGCCGCCGAGGACCATCTTGTGGCCAGCGTCGCCGACCTGCTGGTGGCCAAGGGCCTTGACCCGGAGCGCAAGGGCATCGCGGTGGCGGTGAACGGCGCCGTTGTGCCGCGCCGCGCCTGGGCGGGGACGCCGCTCTCTTGCGGCGACACGGTGGAGATCATCGAGGCCAAACAGGGCGGCTGA
- the thiG gene encoding thiazole synthase (functions in thiamine (vitamin B1) biosynthesis; in Bacillus subtilis this enzyme catalyzes the formation of thiazole from dehydroxyglycine and 1-deoxy-D-xylulose-5-phosphate and ThiS-thiocarboxylate) encodes MSAFADPLVIAGRAFQSRLFLGTAGYPNQKVFLDALAASGAEMATASIRRISLAGYEESLTDLLLGRVHILPNTAGCQTAKDAVLTAELAREALETDWVKLEVIGDRELLYPNVEELLKATEELVSRGFVVLPYCNDDPVTCQKLADLGAATVMPLGSMIGSGLGIANPHMIELICARSPVPVVLDAGIGTASDAALAMELGCSAVLLNTAVSKAHDPVRMATAFRHAVDAGRLARLSGRIPRKLHAEASSPEFGLVGS; translated from the coding sequence ATGAGCGCATTTGCCGACCCCCTCGTCATCGCCGGGCGCGCGTTCCAGTCGCGCCTCTTTCTGGGCACCGCGGGCTATCCCAACCAGAAAGTGTTCCTCGACGCGCTGGCGGCGTCGGGGGCCGAGATGGCCACCGCCTCCATCCGCCGCATCAGCCTCGCCGGCTATGAGGAGAGCCTCACCGACCTGCTCCTCGGCCGGGTCCACATCCTGCCCAATACCGCCGGCTGCCAGACCGCCAAGGATGCCGTGCTCACCGCCGAGCTCGCCCGCGAGGCGCTGGAGACCGACTGGGTCAAGCTCGAGGTCATCGGCGACCGCGAACTGCTCTATCCCAACGTGGAGGAACTGCTGAAGGCCACCGAGGAGCTGGTCTCGCGCGGCTTCGTGGTGCTGCCCTACTGCAACGACGATCCGGTCACCTGCCAGAAGCTGGCGGACCTGGGCGCCGCCACCGTGATGCCGCTGGGCTCCATGATCGGCTCGGGGCTGGGCATCGCCAACCCGCACATGATCGAGCTCATCTGCGCCCGCTCGCCCGTGCCGGTGGTGCTGGACGCCGGCATCGGCACCGCCTCCGACGCGGCGCTGGCCATGGAGCTGGGCTGTTCGGCGGTGCTGCTCAACACGGCGGTGTCGAAGGCGCACGATCCGGTGCGCATGGCCACCGCCTTCCGCCATGCGGTGGACGCCGGCCGCCTCGCCCGCCTGTCCGGCCGCATCCCGCGCAAGCTGCATGCGGAGGCCTCCAGCCCGGAATTCGGGCTGGTGGGGAGCTGA
- a CDS encoding thiamine phosphate synthase → MLPAPPLLLITDRSQVRGGSRGDLADVVAQACAGGCRWISLREKDLSPAAQVALFARLRTATRPFGARLTLHGAPELARAAGADGVHLPGGGDPAAARALLGAGALVGLSVHTSEEARAADPALLDYITVSPVFLTASKPGYGPALGGEGLAAVVAAAPVPVIALAGITAATAGLCRKAGAAGIAVMGDVMRAQEPAATVRTLAQAFAAETD, encoded by the coding sequence GTGCTGCCCGCCCCGCCGCTGCTGCTCATCACCGACCGCAGCCAGGTGCGCGGCGGTTCTCGCGGCGATCTGGCGGACGTGGTGGCGCAGGCCTGCGCCGGCGGCTGCCGCTGGATCAGCCTGCGCGAGAAGGACCTTTCCCCCGCCGCGCAGGTCGCCCTGTTCGCGCGCCTGAGGACGGCGACGCGCCCCTTTGGCGCCCGCCTCACCCTGCATGGCGCGCCGGAGCTGGCCCGCGCCGCCGGGGCGGACGGCGTGCACCTGCCGGGCGGCGGCGATCCGGCGGCGGCGCGGGCGCTGCTCGGCGCCGGGGCGCTCGTGGGGCTGTCGGTCCACACGTCTGAAGAGGCGCGGGCGGCCGATCCGGCCCTGCTCGACTACATCACCGTGAGCCCGGTCTTCCTCACCGCGTCGAAGCCCGGCTACGGGCCGGCGCTGGGAGGGGAGGGGCTCGCCGCCGTCGTCGCCGCCGCGCCGGTCCCGGTCATCGCCCTCGCGGGGATCACCGCCGCGACGGCGGGCCTGTGCCGCAAAGCCGGGGCGGCGGGCATCGCGGTCATGGGCGATGTCATGCGGGCGCAGGAACCGGCGGCGACGGTCCGGACCCTGGCGCAGGCGTTTGCCGCCGAAACCGACTGA